The following proteins are co-located in the Rutidosis leptorrhynchoides isolate AG116_Rl617_1_P2 unplaced genomic scaffold, CSIRO_AGI_Rlap_v1 contig440, whole genome shotgun sequence genome:
- the LOC139883723 gene encoding alpha-1,6-mannosyl-glycoprotein 2-beta-N-acetylglucosaminyltransferase-like, with protein MASPQKKLRIKEGGLRRFLSLVLITLLGVFLFIFLLRTKSVSYTGSPSSDIDFNVLKHDVREDINLPKQTELSSRLEKQNMLPPRNRDLYPTLAKDHIVIVLYVHNRPQYLQVVVQSLSKVVGISETLLIVSHDGHFREMNKIVEGIKFCQVKQIFAPFSPHLFPDSFPGVSPHDCKDKDDASKKHCEGNPDQYGNHRSPKIVSLKHHWWWMMNTVWDGLYETRRHSGDILFIEEDHFIFPNAYRNIQTLAALKPKKCPNCYAANLAPSDVNSRGEEWNSLIAEKMGNVGYSFNRTVWRQIHQKATEFCFFDDYNWDITMWATVYPSFGRPVYTLRGPRTSAIHFGKCGLHQGQGKNACIDNGVVNILPEDVDRVPNIKSEWDVRTFTHQPGYKAGFRGWGGWGDDRDRRLCSTFAQMYHTSS; from the coding sequence ATGGCTAGTCCACAGAAGAAACTGCGCATCAAAGAAGGAGGTCTGCGCCGTTTCTTGTCTCTAGTTTTGATTACATTGCTTGGAGTTTTTTTGTTCATATTTCTGTTACGAACAAAATCAGTTAGCTATACTGGGTCACCATCGTCAGACATTGATTTCAATGTTCTTAAACATGATGTTAGAGAAGACATCAACCTTCCTAAACAGACTGAATTGTCGAGTAGGCTGGAGAAGCAGAACATGTTACCCCCAAGGAATAGAGATCTTTATCCGACTTTAGCAAAGGATCATATAGTTATAGTTTTGTATGTTCATAACAGGCCTCAATATTTGCAAGTAGTTGTCCAGAGCTTGTCAAAGGTTGTAGGGATAAGTGAAACCTTGTTGATAGTTAGTCATGATGGGCACTTCAGAGAGATGAATAAGATCGTGGAAGGGATCAAATTTTGCCAAGTCAAACAAATTTTTGCCCCATTCTCGCCGCATCTTTTTCCAGATAGTTTTCCCGGTGTATCGCCCCATGATTGCAAGGATAAGGATGATGCGTCCAAGAAACATTGTGAAGGGAACCCTGATCAGTACGGAAATCATCGGTCACCAAAGATTGTGTCTCTGAAGCATCATTGGTGGTGGATGATGAACACAGTATGGGATGGCTTGTATGAGACTAGGAGACATTCAGGAGATATTCTATTTATAGAGGAAGACCATTTCATTTTTCCCAACGCATATCGCAATATACAGACACTTGCAGCATTGAAGCCTAAGAAATGCCCAAATTGCTATGCAGCAAATTTAGCCCCCTCTGATGTGAATTCAAGGGGAGAAGAGTGGAACAGTTTGATTGCCGAGAAGATGGGTAATGTGGGTTATTCCTTTAATCGCACTGTTTGGAGACAAATCCATCAGAAGGCTACAGAATTTTGTTTCTTTGATGATTACAATTGGGATATAACAATGTGGGCAACTGTCTATCCTTCATTTGGTCGACCTGTTTACACATTACGAGGTCCTCGGACCAGTGCAATTCACTTTGGGAAATGTGGTTTGCATCAGGGCCAAGGTAAGAATGCTTGCATCGACAACGGAGTCGTGAACATCCTACCGGAAGATGTCGATAGGGTTCCGAACATCAAATCGGAGTGGGATGTTCGTACTTTTACGCATCAGCCAGGTTATAAAGCTGGGTTTAGGGGATGGGGAGGTTGGGGGGATGACAGAGACCGAAGATTGTGCTCGACTTTTGCTCAAATGTATCACACTTCCTCCTGA
- the LOC139883726 gene encoding uncharacterized protein At1g01500-like, whose amino-acid sequence MDNNPLETSNNGTSLQIIRYSLYKPPCMKLSSSAWFDLRVFYVRISKFLVNDSMPECLTLNHIPSSPDTLLEVNGSRAGIYSNGVSLLLRRDRIDKESEEVTFVCTDSVSFTGNVKFEVLDKEDLILSGVLEKSTGNGFVGEGNHDVKQWCMNCESDISAPSAFLKVKQVLSPEFPAIEVYVAGSFSGTPIILTRSFQVSSKKKNCRKGALDSIPEYETTEPHMANHISGHDLQLTEYRSYNKLENDEEYNSMYWRRTEYMDGEDGELSWFNAGVRVGVGIGLGICLGIGIGVGLLARTYHATTRNFKRRLI is encoded by the exons ATGGATAATAATCCTCTCGAAACTTCCAACAATGGCACTAGTCTCCAGATAATTAGGTACTCTCTGTACAAGCCACCTTGTATGAAACTATCCTCGTCAGCATGGTTTGATCTGCGAGTTTTTTATGTGAGGATTAGCAAATTCCTGGTCAATGACTCGATGCCTGAATGTCTCACTCTCAACCACATACCTTCAAGTCCCGACACCCTTTTAGAGGTTAATGGTTCTAGAGCAGGAATTTACTCCAATGGTGTTTCGTTGCTTCTTAGAAGGGATAGAATAGATAAGGAATCGGAAGAAGTCACCTTTGTTTGCACTGATAGTGTTAGCTTCACCGGGAATGTGAAATTCGAGGTTCTGGACAAGGAGGATCTAATTCTATCCGGTGTTTTAGAGAAGTCTACTGGTAATGGCTTCGTTGGAGAAGGAAACCATGATGTAAAACAATGGTGCATGAATTGTGAGTCCGATATCTCGGCTCCTTCTGCGTTTTTGAAGGTAAAACAAGTTCTCAGTCCTGAATTTCCAGCCATCGAGGTTTATGTTGCCGGTTCCTTTTCAGGAACACCCATAATCTTAACTAGGAGTTTTCAGGTTAGTTCTAAGAAGAAGAATTGCAGGAAGGGTGCATTGGATTCAATTCCGGAATATGAGACAACTGAACCCCACATGGCTAATCATATATCTGGACATGATCTGCAG TTGACAGAGTACCGAAGTTACAACAAACTcgagaatgatgaagaatacaaCAGTATGTATTGGAGAAGGACAGAATACATGGATGGCGAAGACGGTGAGCTTTCGTGGTTCAACGCTGGGGTGAGGGTCGGAGTCGGTATTGGGCTCGGAATTTGTCTTGGAATTGGTATAGGCGTCGGCTTGCTGGCTCGTACTTACCATGCAACCACCAGAAACTTCAAAAGGCGACTTATCTGA